The genomic region AACCCGGAGCCGACAGTAAAGTCTGGATGGGAGAAGGAGGGTCTGGCCAGGATATCTTGGTCAGGGTTGCCCCGGGGTGTCCCGGGGTTTTTTGATTACCCAGAGGAGAATGAGGGAGGAGATGTGATGTCCCGGAGTTTCGAGGGCCAGCTGGTGGGAACGGGCCTAAAGTTCGGCCTGGTAGTGGCGAGGTTTAACGAATTCATAACCACCCGTCTTCTGGACGGGGCAATGGATGCTCTGGTAAGGCATTCAGTAGATGCCAGCGATGTGGAAGTGGCCTGGGTTCCGGGGGCCCTGGAATTGCCCCTGGTGGCGCAGAAAATGGCCCTGAGCGGCCGGTATGATGCGGTAGTGTGTCTTGGCGCCGTCATCCGGGGGGCCACCCCACACTTCGACTACGTGGCTGCGGAGACTACCAAAGGCATTGCCCAGGTATCCTTGTCCACGGGGGTGCCCGTCATAATGGGTGTCATAACCGCCGACACGCTGGAGCAGGCTGTGGAACGAGCTGGCAGCAAGGCGGGGAACAAGGGATGGCAGGCGGCGATGTCGGCAATAGAGATGGCCAACCTGACTAGGGCGCTCTCGGAGGGACGGAAGGGTTGAGACCTGACGCTTTCTTCATGGACATGGCTT from Bacillota bacterium harbors:
- the ribE gene encoding 6,7-dimethyl-8-ribityllumazine synthase, which produces MSRSFEGQLVGTGLKFGLVVARFNEFITTRLLDGAMDALVRHSVDASDVEVAWVPGALELPLVAQKMALSGRYDAVVCLGAVIRGATPHFDYVAAETTKGIAQVSLSTGVPVIMGVITADTLEQAVERAGSKAGNKGWQAAMSAIEMANLTRALSEGRKG